A stretch of Lathyrus oleraceus cultivar Zhongwan6 chromosome 6, CAAS_Psat_ZW6_1.0, whole genome shotgun sequence DNA encodes these proteins:
- the LOC127093827 gene encoding uncharacterized protein LOC127093827: MRRAIGRPKKLRNKANDEPKNPHVLSRRIATINCKKYGEMGHNKRSYKGKRDADRAIPRGGNKAKKAMTIKGGNKAKKAKNIKGGNKAKKVKKSSENQDEIGQCISDSSDNDLGYTSADLELLSLVINEDHEKKWSCDWKTRNTLISTLGVDEYYNVSHYKTVKAMCDSLVVTHEGTNEVKQARINTLNQEFELFHMKHGETIVDMKKRFTHLINRLNAIGKPVSNEISTNKILRCLNREWQPKVIATKEVNNLLTLDTTTLFGKLKEHKQELTCFEKHEKKIKKEKNKENERNGLKHSNKNLINYRRQANSLKQDENKKEKSKGLGFNCGKFDHYKPDCPLLKKDTGNGQYKKSTKPKRAYITWESDNESSSESDEAEIFCLMAHHHKKKNVSHYKYEPIDEMSYSELQIAFENLYDEVVDAFKSLASNKRIFSYLEVKVLETEKQMEALKQTKLDASKVDVEDEKPSWFGCETCHIWKKEVITLKAKLNQTLEQKVAFSINQTKFKRSLNVSYKKYNFAVRESNSESHSHHHLTCHYCCKKGHTISKCKFR, from the exons ATGAGACGAGCAATTGGTCGTCCAAAAAAATTGAGAAACAAGGCAAATGATGAACCAAAGAACCCTCACGTGCTTTCAAGGAGAATTGCAACTATTAATTGTAAGAAGTATGGAGAAATGGGACATAACAAGAGAAGTTACAAGGGTAAAAGAGATGCTGATAGAGCAATACCAAGGGGAGGAAACAAAGCAAAGAAGGCAATGACCATTAAGGGTGGAAACAAAGCAAAGAAGGCAAAGAACATTAAGGGTGGAAACAAAGCAAAGAAGGTGAAGAAGTCAAGTGAAAACCAGGATGAGATTGGACAGT GCATATCCGATTCTTCCGATAACGATTTGGGATATACGAGTGCCGATCTGGAATTGCTTTCGCTTGTCATA AATGAGGATCATGAGAAAAAGTGGTCTTGTGATTGGAAAACAAGGAATACTCTAATCTCTACTTTAGGAGTTGATGAATATTACAATGTTTCTCACTACAAAACTGTTAAAGCTATGTGTGACTCATTAGTAGTTACCCATGAGGGTACAAATGAAGTCAAACAAGCTAGAATCAATACTTTGAACCAGGAGTTTGAACTATTTCATATGAAACATGGTGAAACCATTGTCGATATGAAAAAGAGGTTCACTCATCTTATAAATCGTTTGAATGCAATTGGTAAGCCGGTTTCCAATGAAATTTCTACTAACAAAATTTtgagatgtcttaatagggaatggcaacctaagGTCATCGCCACCAAGGAAGTTAACAACCTATTGACATTAGACACTACTACTTTGTTTGGTAAGCTTAAAGAACATAagcaagaactcacttgctttGAGAAGCATGAGAAGAAGATTAAGAAAGAAAAGAACAAGGAAAATGAG AGAAATGGATTGAAGCACTCCAACAAGAATCTCATCAACTATAGGAGACAAGCAAATTCCTTAAAGCAAGATgagaataaaaaagaaaaatccAAAGGTTTAGGTTTTAATTGTGGAAAATTCGATCATTATAAGCCGGATTGTCCATTACTTAAGAAGGATACAGGAAATGGTCAATACAAGAAGTCTACCAAGCCTAAAAGAGCATACATAACTTGGGAAAGTGATAATGAATCCTCAAGTGAAAGTGATGAAGCGGAAATTTTTTGCCTCATGGCCCATCATCATAAGAAGAAAAATGTAAGTCATTATAAatatgaacctattgatgaaaTGTCTTATTCTGAATTACAAATTGCTTTTGAAAATCTATATGATGAAgttgtagatgcttttaaaagcTTGGCATCAAATAAGAGAATATTTTCATACTTAGAAGTCAAAGTCTTAGAAACTGAAAAACAAATGGAAGCTCTTAAGCAAACCAAGTTGGATGCTTCAAAAGTTGATGTTGAGGATGAGAAACCTTCTTGGTTTGGgtgtgaaacttgtcacatttggaaAAAAGAGGTTATTACTCTAAAAGCCAAATTGAACCAGACTTTAGAACAAAAAGTTGCATTCTCTATCAATCAAACAAAATTTAAAAGATCTTTAAATGTGTCGTACAAGAAGTACAATTTTGCTGTAAGGGAATCTAATAGTGAAAGTCACTCACATCATCACTTGACTTGTCactattgttgcaagaaaggaCATACCATTTCTAAATGTAAATTTAGGTGA